One window of Mesorhizobium loti R88b genomic DNA carries:
- a CDS encoding caspase family protein: protein MCAAFAAALVLCLCVLVPAYAEEPKALKGVALIIGQSDYKHVGKLPNPENDARAIEAMFGKLGFETTVATNRDARKLRRDLEGFVDDAEGADVAVIYYSGHGIEAGGENFLVPVDADLSALDNAGEKLVPLSSIVAELKAKVPVTIVLLDACRNDPFPPGTLLKLAPGEDGKPIGAGGLGETRSVVALKSTAPANGSADDSLGQVIGFAAEPGKVALDGPADGNSPYAAAILRHIDTMGGEEFGTVLRMIGEEVYLKTNGQQRPWVNESLRRLLYFGTPAEAPKGDEGDILTERRKLLLTISTLPDPERRQIETISRDGGVPMDALYAMLKTFGTDTPKDPAELDKLLRGQTERLKQVLAEQAALKSQDPEIVRLSKLADQAVREGALDAARRFHEQAKARVGELADTVDKAEADLKARRLEFAEVFASSAKTYELSFDYLKAAQDYAKAYDEAEKWSDEDAWFYKAAEAEALSNQGTFSGDNAFLLQAVTAYEKSLTYVSREKTPRKWAATQNNLATNLSTLGEREAGRENLDKAAAAFEQALTVYTREAYPDDWASTSGNLGTVYWRLGQRETGTTLLDKAVATFRAALEVQGSKKVPLEWAATENNLGIVLSELGERETTSDSFRAAIEAYRAALTQYSRERVPLDWALSEVNLGAALFRLGAREKDVATLEQSVAAYQAATEEMTRERAPAQWATIENNMSSALETIGEINGDIPTLQHASEAAEAALTVWTREHAPASWANGQLTLGNALQRLGVKQDDTATLLKSVSAYEAALSEYPREKLPLDWASLQQNLGSAFASLGERDTGTDYLQRSAMAYRSASEVYTAQAAPTEFAAIEHSLGSTLSSWGDRAGDKAVLEQAVAAYDAALTVRTKQNAPKDWAKTQYRLGAALSMLGKSSDGPTEALERSVTAYRAALEVQTRDSDPDGWAATQWGLGHVLLVLGDRVQDGADFKQSVTALEAALPFYDLASVPQDHAQLQSDLGSAYYYLAGASNDPSLYQKAATAHEAALVVYATLPDRTLWASVESDLGNARMMQASAASDPDIMAKSVQAYEAALTVTTRDRDAEDWIRNQSNLASALSSLGYWRNDVALLKRSAGIYRSIQGVRTRDRAPEQWARTQGDFARVLSMIGEKAPEPAVFDEAIAVNRALADEIGRDRDPDRWASLQNEVGYALTMAGRSERNVARFEEAVPILREAIAVQKKINSVPAVAFTEDSLCDVLTDLGTARKDKALAEEAIAACQDALVIFRDRKMDDLTAGSEKNLAEAQALLADLH from the coding sequence ATGTGCGCAGCATTCGCCGCGGCACTGGTGCTGTGCCTGTGCGTGCTGGTCCCGGCTTATGCCGAGGAGCCGAAGGCGCTGAAAGGCGTCGCGCTGATCATCGGGCAGTCCGACTACAAGCATGTCGGCAAATTGCCCAATCCCGAAAACGATGCCCGCGCCATCGAAGCGATGTTCGGCAAACTTGGCTTCGAAACGACCGTCGCCACCAACCGCGACGCACGCAAATTGCGGCGTGATCTCGAAGGTTTCGTCGACGACGCCGAAGGCGCCGATGTCGCCGTCATCTATTATTCCGGCCATGGCATCGAGGCCGGCGGCGAGAATTTCCTTGTCCCTGTCGATGCCGACCTGTCGGCGCTCGACAATGCCGGCGAGAAGCTGGTGCCGCTGTCCTCGATCGTGGCTGAGCTGAAGGCCAAGGTGCCGGTCACCATCGTTTTGCTCGACGCCTGCCGCAACGATCCTTTTCCGCCGGGCACGCTGCTGAAACTGGCGCCCGGCGAGGACGGCAAGCCGATCGGCGCCGGCGGTCTCGGCGAAACGCGCAGCGTCGTCGCCTTGAAGAGCACCGCGCCAGCCAACGGCTCGGCCGACGACAGCCTCGGCCAGGTCATCGGCTTTGCCGCCGAGCCCGGCAAGGTGGCGCTCGACGGCCCAGCCGACGGCAACAGCCCCTATGCGGCAGCGATCCTGCGCCACATCGACACGATGGGCGGCGAGGAATTCGGCACCGTGCTGCGCATGATCGGCGAGGAGGTCTACCTCAAGACCAACGGCCAGCAGCGGCCGTGGGTCAATGAGAGCCTGCGCCGGCTGCTCTATTTCGGCACGCCGGCCGAAGCCCCGAAGGGCGATGAGGGCGACATCCTCACCGAGCGCCGCAAACTGCTGCTCACCATCTCGACGTTGCCTGATCCGGAACGCCGCCAGATCGAAACCATCTCGCGCGATGGGGGCGTGCCGATGGATGCGCTCTATGCCATGCTGAAGACATTCGGCACCGACACGCCGAAGGACCCGGCCGAGCTCGACAAATTGCTGCGCGGCCAGACCGAGCGGCTGAAGCAGGTGCTGGCCGAACAGGCGGCGCTGAAGAGCCAGGATCCGGAGATCGTGCGGCTGTCGAAACTGGCCGATCAGGCGGTGCGCGAAGGCGCGCTCGATGCCGCCCGGAGATTCCACGAACAGGCCAAGGCGCGTGTCGGCGAATTGGCAGACACGGTCGACAAGGCCGAAGCCGATCTCAAGGCGCGACGGCTGGAGTTTGCGGAAGTCTTCGCCTCAAGCGCGAAAACCTACGAACTGTCTTTCGACTATCTGAAGGCCGCACAGGACTACGCCAAGGCCTATGATGAAGCGGAGAAATGGAGCGACGAGGACGCCTGGTTCTACAAGGCAGCGGAAGCCGAAGCGCTTTCCAATCAGGGCACGTTTTCCGGCGACAACGCATTTCTGCTCCAGGCCGTCACCGCCTATGAAAAGAGCCTGACCTATGTGTCGCGTGAAAAGACGCCGCGGAAATGGGCAGCCACCCAGAACAATCTTGCCACCAATCTCTCCACGCTGGGCGAGCGCGAGGCCGGCCGCGAAAACCTCGACAAGGCGGCCGCCGCCTTCGAGCAGGCGCTGACGGTCTACACCCGCGAGGCCTATCCCGACGATTGGGCGTCCACCTCAGGCAATCTCGGCACGGTGTATTGGCGACTTGGCCAGCGCGAGACCGGTACGACGCTGCTCGACAAGGCGGTCGCCACCTTCCGCGCGGCGCTTGAGGTGCAGGGATCGAAGAAGGTGCCGCTCGAATGGGCGGCGACTGAAAACAATCTCGGCATCGTGCTGTCTGAGCTCGGTGAGCGCGAGACGACCAGCGACAGTTTCCGCGCGGCCATCGAGGCGTATCGCGCAGCGTTGACGCAATACAGCCGTGAGCGCGTGCCGCTCGACTGGGCGTTGAGCGAGGTCAATCTCGGTGCGGCGCTGTTTCGCCTTGGCGCGCGTGAGAAGGATGTCGCGACGCTCGAGCAGTCTGTCGCCGCCTACCAGGCGGCAACGGAGGAAATGACCAGGGAACGCGCCCCGGCGCAATGGGCGACGATAGAGAACAATATGAGCTCGGCGCTTGAGACGATCGGCGAGATCAATGGTGACATCCCGACGCTGCAGCATGCGAGCGAAGCCGCCGAAGCGGCCCTCACCGTGTGGACACGCGAACATGCGCCGGCAAGCTGGGCCAACGGCCAACTGACGCTCGGCAATGCCTTACAGCGTCTCGGCGTGAAGCAGGACGACACGGCGACACTGCTCAAGTCGGTGTCCGCCTATGAGGCCGCGCTCTCGGAATATCCGCGCGAAAAGCTGCCGCTCGACTGGGCTTCGCTGCAGCAGAATCTGGGTTCCGCCTTTGCCTCGCTCGGCGAGCGCGACACGGGAACCGACTATCTGCAGAGATCGGCAATGGCCTACCGCAGCGCATCGGAAGTTTACACTGCACAGGCCGCGCCCACCGAGTTCGCTGCCATCGAGCACAGCCTTGGCAGCACGCTGTCGAGCTGGGGCGATCGCGCCGGCGACAAAGCGGTGCTCGAACAGGCGGTCGCCGCCTATGACGCCGCGCTGACTGTTCGAACGAAGCAGAACGCCCCGAAAGACTGGGCGAAGACGCAGTACCGGCTGGGCGCGGCGCTTTCCATGTTGGGCAAATCCAGCGACGGCCCGACCGAAGCGCTCGAACGCTCGGTGACGGCGTATCGCGCTGCCCTCGAAGTGCAGACACGCGACAGCGATCCCGACGGTTGGGCGGCGACGCAATGGGGACTGGGCCACGTGCTCCTGGTACTGGGCGACCGGGTGCAGGATGGCGCCGATTTCAAGCAGTCGGTGACAGCGCTCGAAGCGGCTTTGCCCTTCTATGATCTTGCCAGCGTGCCGCAGGATCATGCCCAACTGCAGAGCGATCTCGGCAGCGCCTATTACTACCTCGCCGGTGCAAGCAACGATCCATCGCTTTACCAGAAGGCGGCGACCGCGCATGAAGCAGCCCTTGTCGTCTATGCCACACTGCCGGACCGCACGCTGTGGGCCTCCGTTGAAAGCGATCTCGGCAATGCGCGCATGATGCAGGCGAGTGCCGCTTCCGATCCGGACATCATGGCGAAGTCCGTTCAAGCCTATGAGGCAGCGCTGACGGTAACGACCCGCGACAGGGATGCCGAGGACTGGATTCGCAATCAGTCCAACCTCGCCAGCGCCCTGTCATCGTTGGGATACTGGCGCAACGATGTCGCCTTGCTGAAGCGTTCGGCCGGCATCTACCGCAGTATACAAGGCGTACGCACCCGTGATCGTGCACCGGAGCAATGGGCGCGCACGCAAGGCGATTTCGCCAGGGTGCTCAGCATGATCGGTGAGAAGGCGCCGGAGCCGGCGGTGTTCGACGAGGCGATCGCCGTCAACCGGGCTCTGGCCGACGAGATCGGCCGCGATCGCGATCCCGACCGCTGGGCGAGCCTTCAGAACGAGGTCGGCTATGCCCTGACGATGGCCGGCCGTTCGGAACGGAACGTCGCCCGTTTCGAGGAAGCGGTGCCGATCCTGCGCGAGGCGATCGCCGTGCAGAAGAAGATCAATTCGGTTCCAGCAGTCGCCTTCACCGAGGACAGCCTGTGCGACGTGCTGACAGATCTGGGCACTGCCCGCAAGGACAAGGCGCTGGCTGAGGAGGCGATCGCCGCTTGCCAGGACGCGCTGGTCATCTTCAGGGATCGCAAGATGGACGATCTCACCGCCGGTTCCGAGAAGAACCTTGCCGAGGCACAAGCCTTGCTGGCCGACTTGCACTGA
- a CDS encoding SDR family NAD(P)-dependent oxidoreductase produces MTDFTPKFDLAGKVVLVTGASRGIGRACALACAGSGADMIVGVRSKADGAELVAEIEGIGRRALAVQMDATDLATVRKGVADAHAAFGRIDVLVNNVGLGPENLAENVTEEDFDLTVNVNLKGTFFTTQAVGRLMIAQKGGRIINISSQAGTVTLKGEAIYCMSKAAINHLTRCLAAEWAQHRIAVNSVAPTFIWTDGTRPSLAEPEFHAHVLGHIPLGRIGDPIDVAGTVVFLASPAASLITGANILVDGGWSVA; encoded by the coding sequence ATGACAGACTTCACGCCAAAATTCGATCTGGCCGGCAAGGTGGTGCTGGTGACCGGCGCTTCACGCGGGATCGGCCGCGCCTGCGCGCTGGCTTGTGCCGGCTCAGGCGCCGACATGATCGTCGGTGTGCGCAGCAAGGCCGACGGGGCGGAGCTTGTCGCCGAGATCGAAGGCATCGGCCGGCGGGCGCTTGCCGTGCAGATGGATGCAACCGATCTCGCCACGGTGCGAAAAGGTGTCGCCGACGCGCATGCTGCCTTCGGCCGCATCGACGTCCTGGTCAACAATGTCGGTCTGGGGCCGGAAAACCTGGCGGAGAACGTCACCGAGGAGGATTTCGACCTGACGGTGAACGTCAACCTCAAGGGCACGTTCTTCACCACCCAGGCAGTGGGAAGGCTGATGATCGCGCAGAAAGGTGGGCGCATCATCAACATCAGCTCGCAGGCCGGCACGGTGACGCTGAAGGGCGAGGCGATCTACTGCATGAGCAAGGCGGCGATCAACCACCTGACGCGTTGCCTGGCGGCCGAATGGGCGCAGCACAGGATCGCCGTCAACAGCGTGGCGCCGACCTTCATCTGGACCGATGGCACACGGCCATCGCTCGCCGAACCGGAATTTCATGCCCATGTGCTCGGCCACATCCCGCTCGGCCGCATCGGCGACCCGATCGATGTGGCGGGCACCGTGGTGTTCCTCGCCTCGCCGGCGGCGTCGCTGATCACCGGGGCGAACATACTGGTCGATGGCGGCTGGTCGGTGGCGTAG